From Anaerolineales bacterium, one genomic window encodes:
- a CDS encoding two-component regulator propeller domain-containing protein, with translation MQFRKELGPQVLILLLAFLLAGCSSAETNQAPSATQDTLPAAHGTSSPTTTQQPLPADLETPASTPVLFAEDQTGITAFQLRPAGIVSYVWTIAVADDGSLWFGGAMGAVQFDAKTWTIYGVDEGLPKDNVQAIVVDEDGALWFATLGGGVSRFKERAWKYYTTLNGLVDDSVTCAYVASNGDIWFGQSRRTERCGSGLTAH, from the coding sequence ATGCAGTTCCGAAAAGAACTGGGGCCGCAGGTTTTGATTTTATTGCTGGCTTTTCTGCTTGCCGGATGTTCTTCCGCCGAAACGAACCAGGCGCCAAGCGCTACACAGGATACGCTGCCGGCCGCACACGGCACCTCGAGTCCGACCACAACGCAGCAGCCGCTCCCTGCGGACCTCGAAACGCCCGCATCCACGCCCGTTCTGTTCGCCGAAGACCAGACCGGCATTACCGCCTTTCAACTGAGACCCGCCGGGATCGTGTCCTACGTATGGACCATCGCCGTCGCCGATGATGGGTCACTCTGGTTCGGCGGCGCGATGGGGGCGGTTCAATTCGACGCGAAAACCTGGACCATCTACGGCGTCGACGAGGGATTGCCGAAAGACAACGTACAGGCGATCGTCGTCGACGAAGATGGTGCACTATGGTTTGCCACGCTAGGCGGCGGAGTGAGTCGCTTCAAGGAGCGAGCCTGGAAGTATTACACGACGCTGAACGGCCTGGTCGACGATTCGGTCACATGCGCGTATGTGGCTTCCAATGGCGACATCTGGTTCGGCCAGTCACGGCGGACGGAACGTTGTGGGTCGGGACTCACGGCACATTGA